The sequence below is a genomic window from Mytilus edulis chromosome 2, xbMytEdul2.2, whole genome shotgun sequence.
TTTGGAATTGGCTCATCATCACTTCTGTAATAAAATCTAGAGCTCACGATGATGGATCCTACAATTAAACCACTCATAACAAGATCAATCATAAGAGTTACACAAATTGCAGAAATTCTCGGTACAGCGGATGCTGGAAGAAGTCCTTGTGCAATCGTGAGAAATACTACTACAGCTAATAAAAGAGTCACTGAAAATCCAAACCTTTCTCCTGACTCTGTCGGTAATAGAAAAACACCTATGTTCAAAAGTGCAAGAAAAATAACCGGAATGATCAATGTCATGAGTAAAAACATTGGACGTCTCTTAAAGTGGAAGGTATATGTTACCGTTGGTGTTATGGTGTTGGATACATTGACTGACGTTTTACTTAGTTCCCATTCACTATTCGTAGAATATGAAGATGTTTGAACGGTAGAAAGTGGCGAGTTGAAAAAAATATCGGAAGAAGAAACTCCCCATGCTATAATTTGCATAGAACACACTTGTGTATCAAATGGAAAATAAGTTATATCAATATCACATGTGAACTTCAAATTTTGTGCTGGGAGCCATTTAACTTGTCCGTCATAAAGTACATATAATGATAAATCATCTggattgaaaattgaaaattctttaGCACTGTTTGAATTAATCAACGGAGGTTTCCAGATAGCGTCTGCAGGTAATATCATATACCATGCATTGTCGTAATCGGTTGTAGTCCATATCATACTGTTATCTGTCCATACAACATCAAAATAACCAGTCATTGAAACTATTCCTTCAACTGCATTTATTTCCTGCAAGGTTATTATAAAAAATTCTATAGTAATTACTGTAGGATCGTCAAGATCTACCTCAGGTCTTAAGTATTTGTTATGTCCAGATGTAAGGTTTTGGTACAAAGAGTTCATCACGTTAAAAGATGCTGCATCGGTGAGAGTaaaaaataatacacatataaatgcTCCTgtgaatttggctttttttattgtaatttgatTCCATCGTGATATAGTAATAATTTTCTTCAACTACTACGTTCACCTGGTTTTAGGTACTTTTCGACTGACCaagtatatattttgaaattgaattcgGAGATTAAATATTAATGACTTGTTCGTGACTAGAACACAATAACCATTGGATTAATCATAAATATGTTCATTGGAGCAAACGATACATAAGTATATTTCTGTTGAccatttaaaatcatatttaccttataaaatttaaagtggCATAATGCAAGTGATTCTCTTGCATTTCTTTTGTTTGTTAAAACACTGTTGTAAATCAAATGTAATGTTTAAACGAAAGTTTAAAGTTATAGGATCAATTTAGTCTGTATTTACTTGACACAAGTTCAATATCTAAGCTCAATTTATGTAATTTGATATTCTTACAAGGTATATATGATGCTCTTTATATAATTcatgaaattttgcatacaatcCCAAAGGAAACACCAAACCAGTTTAGTAAAATATATTCCTTGCTAtgaaaacgtatatatacatgttaaaattGCTATACGAATGCATTTTCTTGCTTATCTATTCATATTCATATGTATGATTAGAAAGGATCGTATGCAAagagtaaaatcataaaaatactacAAGCAATAGTCTTCAGAGGTCACTCAGATGGTATATTTTCTAAATACTGATACATAAAAACGGGTCCATGCattgttaaaagagggacgaaagataccaaagggacagtcaaactcataaatctaaaacaaactgacaacgccatggctaaaaatgaaaaagacaaacagaaaaacaatagtacacatgacacaacatagaaaactaaagaataaacaacacgaaccccaccaaaaactaggggtgatctcaggtgctccggaagggtaagcagatcctgctccacatgtggcacccgtcgtgttgcttatgtgattacaaatccggtaaatagtctaattcggtaggtcacattcatgaaaaggaaggggattgtagttacgacgtaaggaacatatccgatatcatttgtgaaacggttattcgataacggtcaaccaactcgtgatggcgtccgaaaaaattacgaagggatgatttcaacttcaccatttggaactcttggtttaatagcttccttgtgagcagtaaccctctatcaagaaaatcatgataggaaatgcaagcacgggaatatcgtatcaattgggagatatataccccgtatgcaggtgctgctggaatgttgctacttagaaatggaaagttcacaattggaaagctgaaatcatctcttttgtgttaaagttttgttttcaaccgacactcattgtcaatttttagatgtaagtcaagatatgaagccgacttaactgtatctgtagtatcctttatctccaattcgatggaatagatgcgttccacatagtcaccaaattttgaattgtttagtgaaagaacgtcatctatatagtggaaagtagagttaaaggatattgctaacttcttatctttcttcctaagaagttcctgcatgaagtcagcctcataataataaagaaacaagtcggcaagtagaggggcacagtttgttcccattgggatgccgacagtctgttgaaaaacacgtcctccgaacgttacaaatatgttgtcaatcaagaaatcaagcatcttgataatatcggtttcagagaattttttgtttgaatcagagtgattctttacaaagtatgatttatccctccctaagacaagatacttgtatctacgttggccattcttttaaTTGTCTTTTGAACACTTGCAATTTGGGTGTTCAGCTATATCTCGATTAACCTTCCTTCGTATAATTGAAGTGTATGTATTTCtatatcttataaaaaaagaaaacactcACCAAAGTTACCAGCTTTTAATTTTGTAAGTAAAACTCGCATATCGTCTtcaacagactcatcagtgaggttCGGATAAAAAGGTCAATGGTAAAACGAAGTACATATTATGAGAGgcatcaaatttgtttttgtgtCAAACACAGCGATAGTTCATGTAAACACATGAATGCTTTAATACTACTGAGCTGAGGATAACCTTGGTGAACCTtcatcagcagtggcatcaacccagtgatTATAAGattcttattttcttttcttaataaataataaagataaGTCAATATGTATTATCATGAATGCTAAAAGAACATAGTTAAACAGACAATCATACGAAAATAATTAAATGCAATTGTACTCAATATGAGGTGAGGATGGGAAGTTGCCACATAAACTGAACTCAACTCGCAgaataaagtaaacaaaacaaccCAAGGAAAAtgcaaaacagaaagtccctaattgcaaaatcaaaagcccaaagagagcaaacgaatggattacaactgttatattcctgacttggtacagccattttcttATGTCGAAAATAGTggtttaaacatggttttatagctaccggtagctaaacctctcatatGTATGACAGTGAACAAACGAAACAGGGAAGCCGtgaatcttaatcactaaaaacaaacaaatatgtcaacaaaatgACATATATACAAGGCATATTTgaaaaaacgaaagacaagaatacaaatataGAAAACGATAGAATGCTACTATAAAATTTAAAACGGACTAATTTAaacttccaagtgctccacaaaacctctttctaaattattaacatccattttatcagcaatcaaagacgggcttcaaagttattgtgaaactgcctattctagaggtggcgtgaatcagatgtggatacttaaaaattccaaagatcttttagagtacatacaatctaactctctttcatcttgtaacagtattaaaacatttgacttctctactctttacacaagtattccacattccaaacttaaagacaaattaaaagagttggtattactttgcttcataaaaaagaatggccaacgtagatacaagtatcttgtcttagggagggataaatcctactttgtaaagaatcactctgattcaaacaaaaaattctctgaaaccgatattatcaagatgcttgatttcttgattgacaacatatttgttacgttcggaggacgtgtttttcaacagactgtcggcataccaatgggaacaaactgtgcccctctacttgctgacttgtttctttattattatgaggctgacttcatgcaggaacttcttaggaagaaagataagaagttagcaatatcctttaactctactttccgctatatagatgacgttctttcactaaacaattcaaaatttggtgactatgtggaacgcatctatcccatcgaattggagataaaggatactacagatacagttaagtcagcttcatatcttgacttacatctagaaattgacaatgagggtcggttgaagacaaaactttacgacaaaagagatgatttcagctttccaattgtgaactttccatttctaagtagcaacattccagcagcacctgcatacggggtatatatctctcaattgatacgatattcccgtgcttgcatttcctatcatgattttcttgatagaggtttactgctcacaaggaagctattaaatcaagagttccaaatggtgaagttgaaatcatcccttcgtaaattttacggacgccatcacgagttggttgaccgttatggaataaccatttcacaaatgatatcggatatgttcctcacgtcgtaactacaatccccttccctttcatgaatttgacctaccgaattagactatttaccggatttgtaatcacataagcaacacgacgggtgccgcatgtggagcaggatctgcttacccttccggagcacctgagatcacccctagtttttggtggggttcgtgttgtttatttctttagttttctatgttgtgtcatgtgtactattgtttttctgtttgtctttttcatttttagccatggcgttgtcagtttgttttagatttatgagtttgactgtccctttggtatctttcgtccctcttttaagtgaTCGTACTTTTGTCGCAAAGACTCATCCTGagaaaaaatcaattataaagCGGATCGAATCCCAGTTGTATATCTAGTATTCTTTATTTCAGTTTTAATTGGATATGAGATGATCATTATAGGTTTCCAAACGAGTGTCGATTAAATATTATTACTAGGGATGTCAACTCGTTGAAGATTTACTAATCGATTACTCGTTCATAACACTGCAGGACGTCAAACAAGCAGCATATAAAAGTACAGGAAATAAATGGCAGAGAAGATAGGAAATATCTGAGAGAGGCAGGGACCTTTATGAAAAAATACCAACTACAAAACACCCAATTATGTATGATTTCCCAACTAAAAGACATTACAGTATATTCGCCCAACTAAGAACTGGCCATACAGAACTAAACTACTACATAAACCGAGTAGGCCAAACCAACGCCATAGAGTCATGCAACTGTGGAGCACCTGAAACGCCTCTCCATTTCCTTTTGGAGTATCCCTGCTTTGAGAACGAACGAGAAGATATATAACATCAAATATCCAAAGAGGTCGGGTCAAAAACCTGAATTTAGCTACTATGCTAACGAGACTGGACGACGAGAACACAGAAGAGACAAAAGCCAAACTACAAACACTGGCACATTACATTGACAGAACAGGCAGATTTAATACTGCTGTTCCTCAATCCCAATCCTAACCAGCGCATACCATTTTCTAATCACAGAGAAGAAAATACGTCGAGGAAAACGCACCATTGGGACAATTCGTGCCAACAGGCCTTAAGGTTGAGGATTGAGGATCGTTTGATTTACCTAGCGATA
It includes:
- the LOC139510311 gene encoding neuronal acetylcholine receptor subunit alpha-3-like translates to MNSLYQNLTSGHNKYLRPEVDLDDPTVITIEFFIITLQEINAVEGIVSMTGYFDVVWTDNSMIWTTTDYDNAWYMILPADAIWKPPLINSNSAKEFSIFNPDDLSLYVLYDGQVKWLPAQNLKFTCDIDITYFPFDTQVCSMQIIAWGVSSSDIFFNSPLSTVQTSSYSTNSEWELSKTSVNVSNTITPTVTYTFHFKRRPMFLLMTLIIPVIFLALLNIGVFLLPTESGERFGFSVTLLLAVVVFLTIAQGLLPASAVPRISAICVTLMIDLVMSGLIVGSIIVSSRFYYRSDDEPIPNWMKKIVTYQLCCREKNQVHELGNEEKVDHCIAYNGDTKKITWQDVSKTFDTISLIFYIVAFIAGNLMFIIDVAQGME